A region of Subdoligranulum variabile DNA encodes the following proteins:
- the rpsO gene encoding 30S ribosomal protein S15, whose amino-acid sequence MSQKSAIEKQPIIAKAALHEGDTGSPEVQVALLTARINHLTEHLKTNKHDNHSRRGLFKMVGRRRNLLAYLQKKDINRYRALIAELGLRK is encoded by the coding sequence ATGAGCCAGAAATCTGCTATCGAAAAGCAGCCCATCATCGCGAAGGCCGCCCTGCACGAGGGTGACACCGGTTCTCCGGAGGTCCAGGTTGCGTTGCTCACCGCACGCATCAACCACCTGACCGAGCATCTGAAGACCAACAAGCATGACAACCACAGCCGCCGCGGCCTGTTCAAGATGGTCGGCCGCCGCCGCAATCTGCTGGCCTATCTGCAAAAGAAGGACATCAACCGTTATCGTGCCCTGATCGCTGAGCTGGGTCTGCGCAAGTAA